The Streptomyces sp. NBC_00236 DNA window CCGGACGACGGTTCGGTGCAGGGCTTCCGGTTCGCGGTGAGCGCCGACTCGCAGGACGCGGCCAAGCCGCGCCACTCCCCCGACTTCGCGGAGATCTGCGCGGACACGCCCGCCGAGGACGGCCGCAAGCGGGTAGCGCTCGTCATCGACCCCGGTACGGCAGCCGACGCCCCGGACGGGGAGACGCCGCCCGCTCCGCGGACCGCGTGCGCGCGGGTCCCGCAGGACGCGAGCAGCGCGGAGGCCCTCGCCTCCGTGGCCAAGCCGCTGCGGTACGGCAGTGACGCGCTGCTCTGTGCGATCTCCGGCTATCCGGAGTCCGGCTGCGGTGAGCAGGTGTCCCAGGACTCGGGTGGTGGCAGGACCGCCACGGCCGACGCCTCCGCGCCCACGTCGGCGGGCGTCGCCACCGGCGGCGACGGTGCGGACGGCGGCGGGCCGTCCGCCGGGGTCCTCGTCGGGGTCGGTGCCGTCCTGCTCCTCGGCATCGCCGCAGTCGCGCAGGCCCGCCGCCGCCGCGGATGACCGGCACCACGCCTCACCGTACGGACGCACCGGTGGACCGGGTCCGTGCCTGGCGCGCGCCCGCCGCCACCCGGAGCAACGCACTGCCCGCCGGCGCCTGGTGGCTGTGGGCCCTCGGGCTCGCGACCGCCGCGTCCCGGACCACCAACCCGCTGCTGCTCGGCCTGCTGGTCGGGGTCGCGGGGTACGTCGTGGCGGCGCGCCGCACGGATGCGCCGTGGGCCCGGTCGTACGGGGCGTTCATCAAGATCGGGCTGTTCGTCATCGGTGTGCGGCTGCTCTTCTCCGCCTTCCTCGGCTCTCCGATCCCCGGTACGCATGTCGTGTTCACGCTGCCCGAGGTGCCGCTGCCGGAGTGGGCGAAGGGGGTCCGGATCGGTGGCCGGGTCACCGCCGAGCAGTTGCTGTTCGCGCTCTACGACGGGGCGAAGCTGGCCGCGCTGCTGATCTGTGTCGGCGCGGCGAACTCCCTCGCGAACCCGGCCCGGCTGCTGAAGTCGCTGCCCGGTGCGCTGTACGAGGCGGGGGTGGCGGTCGTCGTCGCGATGACGTTCGCGCCGAACATGGTCGCCGACGTGATGCGGCTGCGTACCGCCCGGCGGCTGCGCGGGCGGCCGACCGGCGGGGTGCGGGCCGTCCTCCAGATCGGCCTGCCGGTGCTGGAGGGTGCGCTGGAGCGGTCGGTCGCGGTGGCGGCCTCGATGGACGCCCGCGGCTACGGGCGTACCGCGCAGGTCCCGGCCGCCGTCCGGCACACCACGAACGTCCTCACCCTCGGCGGGCTGCTGGGCGTCTGCGCCGGTACGTACGGGCTGCTCGCCGCTCAGGGCGCGGTGTACGGGCTGCCGCTGCTGATCGCCGGGCTCGTCGCGGCGATGGCCGGGCTGCGACTCGGCGGGGCGCGTTCGGTACGGACCCGCTACCGGCCCGACCGGTGGGGGGTGCGGGCCTGGCTGGTCGCGGGGTCCGGTGCGGCGGTCGCGGTGGCGATGATCTGGGCGGGCAGTGCGGATCCGGCGGCGCTGCACCCCGGTGTCGTCCCGCTGACCGCGCCCGTGCTGCCGCTGTGGCCGGCCGCCGCGGTGCTGATCGGGCTGCTGCCTGCGGTGGTCGCGCCCGTCCCGCCCTTTCCCACGGGCTCGCCCGTCCCGCCTTCCCCCACAGGCTTCGAGGAGCAGGTGTGATCCGGTTCGACGATGTTTCGGTGCAGTACGAGGGCGTGGACCGCCCCACCCTGTCGGGCGTCGACCTGACCGTTCCCGAGGGTGAGCTGGTGCTGCTCGTCGGGCCGTCCGGGGTCGGTAAGTCGACTTTGCTGGGTGCCGTGTCGGGGCTCGTGCCGCACTTCACCGGCGGCCGGCTGACCGGGCGGGTGACCGTCGACGGTCGGGACACCCGCACCCACAAACCCCGTGAGCTCGCCGATCTGGTCGGCACCGTGGGCCAGGACCCGCTCTCCCACTTCGTGACGGACACGGTCGAGGACGAGCTGGCGTACGGCATGGAGTCGCTGGGCCTGGCTCCGGACGTGATGCGGCGGCGGGTCGAGGAGACCCTGGATCTGCTGGGTCTCGCCGGGCTGCGCGACCGTCCGATCGCCACCCTGTCCGGGGGTCAGCAGCAGCGGGTCGCGATCGGTTCGGTCCTGACTCCGCACCCCCGCGTCCTGGTGCTGGACGAGCCGACGTCCGCGCTGGACCCCGCGGCGGCCGAGGAGGTCCTCGCGGTGCTGCAGCGGCTCGTCCACGACCTGGGGACGACGGTCCTGATGGCGGAGCACCGGCTGGAGCGCGTGGTCCAGTACGCGGACCAGGTCGTCCTGCTGCCGTCGCCGGGCGCCGCCCCGGTGATGGGGGCGCCCGCCGAGGTGATGGCCGTCTCTCCGGTGCATCCGCCGGTGGTGGCGCTGGGGCGGCTCGCCGGCTGGGAGCCGCTGCCGCTGTCGGTCCGCGACGCCCGGCGGCGGGCCGCGGGAATGCGGGAGCGGCTGGCGGGCATGACGCCCGGGCCGGTCGGCGGTGGCGGAACCGGGAAGTTTCCCCCGCCGGCGCCCGCTCACCGCCCCACGCCCCGGCGGTCCGCCCTGGCCCGGCTGTTCGCCCGGCCTCCGCAGGAGGCCCCCGAGCCCGTCACCGACGCCACCACCCGCGTCGAGCGCCTCGGGGTGCGGCGCGGGCGCGTCGAGGCGCTGCGCCGGGTGACGCTCACCGTCGCCCCCGGCGAGACCGTCGCCCTGATGGGCCGCAACGGTGCGGGCAAGTCCACCCTGCTCTCCGCCCTCGTCGGCATGGTCGAACCGACGTCCGGCACCGTGCTCGTCGGCGGTCGCACCCCGCACCGGACACCGCCGCGCGAGATGGTGCGCCGCGTCGGTCTCGTACCGCAGGAGCCGCGCGATCTGCTGTACGCGGACACCGTCGCCGCCGAGTGCGCCGCGGCCGATGCCGATGCGGGCGCCGCTCCGGGCAGCTGCCGGGCGCTGGTCTCCGAGCTGCTGCCCGGTGTGGCGGACGCCACCCATCCCCGTGATCTGTCCGAGGGGCAGCGGCTCGCCCTGGCGCTCGCGCTGGTGCTCACCGCCCGTCCCCCGCTGCTGCTCCTGGACGAGCCGACCCGTGGTCTGGACTACGCGGCGAAGGCCCGGCTCGTCGGGGTGCTGCGCACGCTGGCGGCCGAGGGCCGTGCGATCGTGCTGGCCACGCATGACGTGGAGCTGGCCGCCGAGCTGGCCCACCGGGTGGTGATCCTCGCCGACGGGGAGGTCGTCGCGGACGGGCCGACCCCGGAGGTCGTGGTGTCCTCGCCCGCGTTCGCCCCGCAGATCGCCAAGATCCTCGCCCCGCAGGAGTGGCTCACCGTGTCGCAGGTGCGCGAGGCGCTGGGAGGTGCCGGGTGACCGGTACGACAGGGCGCAGTGCGCGGCCGGTACGGCTCGGGCCGCGGGCGGTCGCCGCGCTGGTGCTGATCAGCGCGATCGGGGTGGCGGCCTTCGGCTGGCCGCTGCTGGCCGACGCGGACTCCGGGCTGGCGCACTCGAAGGACGCGCCGTGGCTGTTCGCCGCGCTGCTTCCGCTGCTGGTCGGGGTGGTGGTCGCGATGATCGCGGACTCCGGGCTCGACGCGAAGGCGGTCGCGATGCTGGGGGTGCTGGCGGCGGTGGGGGCCGCGCTGCGCCCGCTGGGGGCGGGTACGGCCGGTCTGGAGCCGATGTTCTTCCTGATGGTGCTGAGCGGGCGGGTGCTCGGGCCGGGCTTCGGCTTCGTGCTGGGTTCGGTGACGATGTTCGCCTCCGCGCTGCTGACCGGCGGGGTGGGCCCGTGGATGCCGTTCCAGATGCTGTCGATGGGCTGGTTCGCGATGGGCGCCGGGATGCTGCCGGGGCCGGACCGGCTGCGCGGGCGCGCCGAGCTGCTGATGCTCGCCGCGTACGGGGCGGTGGCCTCGTTCGCGTACGGAACGGTCATGAACCTCTACGGGTGGACGATCGTGCCGGGCCAGGCCTCGGGCATCTCCTTCCACCCCGGTGACGCGCTGGGCGACAACCTGGTGCGCTTCCTCGCCTACTGCACGGCCACCTCGCTGGGCTGGGACCTGGGCCGGGCCGTGCTCACCGTCGTCCTGACGCTGACCGTCGGAACCGCGCTGCTGAAGGCGCTGCGCCGGGCCACGAGGCGTGCCGCCTTCGAGGCCCAGGTCACATTCGGGGTCCCGGAGGAGTGAGGGCACCCACAGGACCTTGGTCCTCTACGAAGCGGGTTAGGAGCCTCGCAGGGCGGTCACCGGGCCCCGTTCCACCCGCCCTGACCTGCTATTGAGCGGTTTGAGGTGGTTCGGGACCTTCGGCCCTGGGTGCGAGGCGGGGTCGTACCGGGGGTCGTTGCGGTGGTTGAACGGCGCGGCTAACACTTGAGACGTCGCCGAGCACCGCAGCGTCCACCGGAACGGACAGCGGTCAACGCGCAACGGTTCACGCAGGATTCGGACCGGAGCACGCGACTCCCCCGTACCCGACGTTAGGTTCCTCTGTGTCGTTCGCCCGTAACATCCTCGCCCGCCGCAAGTCCGCCGTCGCCGGTGCAGCAGTGCTTCTCGGTGCCTCCGGTGTGGCCCTGGGCGTCTCCCCGGCCATGGCGGCCACCACCGCCGCGCCGACGTCCGCTGCCGCGAGTGCTCAGGACACGGCGAAGCAGATGATCGGTGACGACGCGCAGTTCCAGTGCTTCAGCAACATCGTCAGCCACGAGAGCGGCTGGAACCCGAGCGCGACCAACGCCTCCTCCGGCGCCTACGGCCTGGTCCAGGCACTGCCCGGCTCGAAGATGGCGTCCGCCGGCTCCGACTGGCAGACCAACCCCACCACCCAGATCAAGTGGGGCATGGACTACATGAACTCCCGCTACGGCAGCCCCTGTGGCGCCTGGTCCTTCTGGCAGGCCAACAACTGGTACTGAGTCCACCCGGACCGCAGCCAGTAGCGACGAAGAGCCCCCGTACACCGCACCCGCGGTGCACGGGGGCTCTTCGTCGTGTCCGCGACCGGCCGCTGCGCCATCCGGCGGCCTGTCCGAAAGATGTTGGGGACCCGTTGTCGCGCCTGCGTCCCCCCATTAACGTGCGCCCCGCAGAATCCGGTTCACATCTGACGCACCATCCGTGGCGACGACCAAGGAGTGCTCGTGACGCAGCTGTCGAGACGTACGCTACTGACCTCGGCCGGAGCGGTGGGCATGTCCGCCGCCCTCGGCACGCGGATCCCGGCGGTGGCCGGTCCGGCCCGGACGGCGGCGGCGACCGCGGCCGCGCGGGCGGCCCTGGAGCGGCTGCTGGGCGGGCACGCCGACCAGTTCCGGCTCACCCTCCTCGATCCGGCGGACGGCGGCGATCGCTTCCGGGTCGGCGGTGCGCGTGGG harbors:
- a CDS encoding SCO2322 family protein, encoding MLVVLGAVLAVLGTGTAQAAGYRYWSFWEGSGGGWAYATQGPSLVRPDDGSVQGFRFAVSADSQDAAKPRHSPDFAEICADTPAEDGRKRVALVIDPGTAADAPDGETPPAPRTACARVPQDASSAEALASVAKPLRYGSDALLCAISGYPESGCGEQVSQDSGGGRTATADASAPTSAGVATGGDGADGGGPSAGVLVGVGAVLLLGIAAVAQARRRRG
- a CDS encoding energy-coupling factor transporter transmembrane component T → MTGTTPHRTDAPVDRVRAWRAPAATRSNALPAGAWWLWALGLATAASRTTNPLLLGLLVGVAGYVVAARRTDAPWARSYGAFIKIGLFVIGVRLLFSAFLGSPIPGTHVVFTLPEVPLPEWAKGVRIGGRVTAEQLLFALYDGAKLAALLICVGAANSLANPARLLKSLPGALYEAGVAVVVAMTFAPNMVADVMRLRTARRLRGRPTGGVRAVLQIGLPVLEGALERSVAVAASMDARGYGRTAQVPAAVRHTTNVLTLGGLLGVCAGTYGLLAAQGAVYGLPLLIAGLVAAMAGLRLGGARSVRTRYRPDRWGVRAWLVAGSGAAVAVAMIWAGSADPAALHPGVVPLTAPVLPLWPAAAVLIGLLPAVVAPVPPFPTGSPVPPSPTGFEEQV
- a CDS encoding ABC transporter ATP-binding protein, which gives rise to MIRFDDVSVQYEGVDRPTLSGVDLTVPEGELVLLVGPSGVGKSTLLGAVSGLVPHFTGGRLTGRVTVDGRDTRTHKPRELADLVGTVGQDPLSHFVTDTVEDELAYGMESLGLAPDVMRRRVEETLDLLGLAGLRDRPIATLSGGQQQRVAIGSVLTPHPRVLVLDEPTSALDPAAAEEVLAVLQRLVHDLGTTVLMAEHRLERVVQYADQVVLLPSPGAAPVMGAPAEVMAVSPVHPPVVALGRLAGWEPLPLSVRDARRRAAGMRERLAGMTPGPVGGGGTGKFPPPAPAHRPTPRRSALARLFARPPQEAPEPVTDATTRVERLGVRRGRVEALRRVTLTVAPGETVALMGRNGAGKSTLLSALVGMVEPTSGTVLVGGRTPHRTPPREMVRRVGLVPQEPRDLLYADTVAAECAAADADAGAAPGSCRALVSELLPGVADATHPRDLSEGQRLALALALVLTARPPLLLLDEPTRGLDYAAKARLVGVLRTLAAEGRAIVLATHDVELAAELAHRVVILADGEVVADGPTPEVVVSSPAFAPQIAKILAPQEWLTVSQVREALGGAG
- a CDS encoding ECF transporter S component; this encodes MTGTTGRSARPVRLGPRAVAALVLISAIGVAAFGWPLLADADSGLAHSKDAPWLFAALLPLLVGVVVAMIADSGLDAKAVAMLGVLAAVGAALRPLGAGTAGLEPMFFLMVLSGRVLGPGFGFVLGSVTMFASALLTGGVGPWMPFQMLSMGWFAMGAGMLPGPDRLRGRAELLMLAAYGAVASFAYGTVMNLYGWTIVPGQASGISFHPGDALGDNLVRFLAYCTATSLGWDLGRAVLTVVLTLTVGTALLKALRRATRRAAFEAQVTFGVPEE
- a CDS encoding transglycosylase SLT domain-containing protein, with product MSFARNILARRKSAVAGAAVLLGASGVALGVSPAMAATTAAPTSAAASAQDTAKQMIGDDAQFQCFSNIVSHESGWNPSATNASSGAYGLVQALPGSKMASAGSDWQTNPTTQIKWGMDYMNSRYGSPCGAWSFWQANNWY